A single region of the Micropterus dolomieu isolate WLL.071019.BEF.003 ecotype Adirondacks linkage group LG02, ASM2129224v1, whole genome shotgun sequence genome encodes:
- the LOC123956969 gene encoding glycerophosphodiester phosphodiesterase 1-like: MLQIGDEAVYFSAVFLLVILGTRSATGASLLTAFLYVFMVMFRFPPVPAEQAGRVLRPRAPSGGVPVVAHRAGSHDAPENTLAAIREASKNGATGVELDLSFTADGMPVLMHDETVDRTTNGSGSVSKLHFVQLKRLDAAAKHRLKDKFSGEKVPTLQEAVRECMRHQLTIFFDVKGQPDKAASVLREMYKKFPVLYNSSIVSSFEPKVIYKMRQTDPKVVTALIHRPWRLSRLGDGTPRTLSTWGQMWTGVLDVLLDWAHHHILWKLCGVSAILVQKDFISLDYVQYWTERGVEVVGWTVNTAVEKDYYQNLLKIGYITDSLLEDCDPHY, translated from the exons ATGCTGCAGATCGGAGATGAGGCGGTGTATTTCTCGGCGGTGTTTTTACTGGTGATCTTGGGGACGAGGAGCGCCACGGGAGCCTCCCTCCTCACCGCATTCCTCTACGTCTTCATGGTGATGTTCCGCTTTCCTCCGGTTCCTGCGGAGCAGGCCGGACGCGTCCTCCGGCCCAGGGCTCCATCAGGTGGCGTCCCGGTGGTGGCGCACCGCGCGGGGAGCCACGATGCACCGGAGAACACCTTGGCAGCGATCAGAGAG GCCAGTAAGAACGGGGCAACTGGAGTGGAACTGGACCTGAGTTTCACAGCCGATGGCATGCCTGTACTGATGCACGATGAGACTGTGGACCGCACCACCAACGGCTCTGGATCAGTTAGCAAACTACATTTTGTCCAACTTAAGAGACTAGATGCTGCTGCTAAACACAGGCTGAA GGACAAGTTCAGTGGAGAGAAGGTCCCCACTCTGCAGGAGGCTGTGCGGGAATGCATGAGACACCAGCTGACTATCTTCTTTGATGTCAAAGGTCAACCTGATAAG GCTGCATCAGTGCTTCGTGAGATGTATAAGAAGTTCCCTGTGCTTTACAATTCCAGCATTGTTTCCTCCTTTGAACCCAAAGTCATCTACAAG ATGCGTCAGACTGACCCCAAAGTTGTCACGGCTCTCATCCACCGGCCCTGGAGACTGAGCCGCCTTGGTGATGGCACTCCTCGCACTCTCTCCACATGGGGTCAGATGTGGACGGGGGTTCTGGACGTCTTGCTGGACTGGGCCCACCACCACATACTCTGGAAACTCTGTGGCGTCTCTGCTATCCTTGTGCAGAAGGACTTCATCTCATT GGACTATGTTCAGTACTGGACAGAGCGAGGTGTGGAGGTGGTGGGCTGGACTGTTAATACAGCTGTGGAGAAAGACTACTACCAAAACCTGCTGAAGATTGGCTACATCACTGACAGTCTGCTGGAAGACTGTGATCCGCATTACTga